A genome region from Acidimicrobiia bacterium includes the following:
- a CDS encoding thymidine kinase, whose translation MYRRGDQGWIEVICGPMFSGKSEELIRRVTRSKIARVPVQTFKPALDTRFAEAEVVSHSLLSVTAEPVPDSFTLLKMIDDATEVVGIDEGQFFDDRIVEVTERLARSGKQVIVAGLDLDYLGRPFEPIPTLCTRSEYVTKMLAVCHRCGAPAAFTQRIIKSDDLVVLGATDAYEARCRNCYDPEEPEQPRLGMDS comes from the coding sequence ATGTACCGACGAGGCGATCAGGGGTGGATCGAGGTCATCTGTGGCCCGATGTTCTCGGGGAAGAGCGAAGAACTGATCCGACGGGTCACCCGATCCAAGATCGCCCGGGTGCCGGTTCAGACCTTCAAACCCGCTCTGGATACGCGATTTGCGGAAGCTGAAGTCGTTTCTCACAGTCTCCTTTCTGTTACCGCCGAGCCGGTGCCGGATTCCTTCACTCTCCTCAAAATGATTGATGATGCAACCGAAGTGGTCGGCATCGACGAAGGCCAGTTCTTCGACGACCGGATCGTCGAAGTAACGGAGCGGCTGGCCAGGTCGGGCAAACAGGTGATTGTTGCCGGTCTCGACCTCGACTATCTGGGCCGCCCCTTCGAGCCGATCCCGACGCTCTGCACCCGCTCTGAGTACGTGACGAAGATGCTTGCCGTGTGTCACCGGTGCGGTGCCCCGGCGGCGTTCACGCAGCGGATCATCAAGTCCGACGACCTGGTCGTGCTCGGAGCGACGGACGCGTATGAGGCACGGTGTCGCAACTGTTACGACCCGGAAGAGCCCGAGCAGCCCCGGTTGGGAATGGATAGCTAG
- the rodA gene encoding rod shape-determining protein RodA — protein sequence MAIIESSSSGGPGIVADRKRPGPDVVSFIVMAALMTVGVLMIYASTREQLELQNLDPGRLMQRQIIFAVVAVGVYVVGSLIDYREFRNFAAWIYVGTLGTLVLLISPLIPAQENVKRWIDLGIFQVQPSEFAKITMVIVLATVLAPARQEGMQWKRMVQGLFLVAIPSLLIFFQPDLGTMLVFTFMTFVMLFAGGATWKQLLVLGAGAVGGGMVVFQRGLLKEYQLERLTAFYDPDADPLGVAYQQAQSVTAIGSGQLTGKGLFDGALTNLRFVPEQETDFIFTAVGEQLGFLGSALVIAAFVILLWRAFVIAATARDRFGSLMAVGIGSMIMFQVFVNIGMTMKIMPVTGLPLPFLSYGGSSLLTFAFAMGLLNSIWRRRSPVPGETYIV from the coding sequence ATGGCCATCATCGAATCGTCGAGCTCCGGCGGCCCGGGCATCGTCGCGGACCGCAAGCGACCGGGACCGGACGTTGTCTCGTTCATTGTGATGGCGGCTCTGATGACCGTCGGCGTGTTGATGATCTACGCGAGCACGAGAGAGCAGCTCGAGCTTCAGAACCTCGATCCCGGGAGGTTGATGCAACGTCAGATCATCTTCGCCGTCGTGGCCGTGGGGGTGTACGTGGTCGGCTCGCTGATCGATTACCGCGAGTTCCGGAACTTCGCGGCGTGGATCTACGTCGGCACACTCGGGACCCTCGTGCTGCTGATCTCGCCGCTGATCCCGGCTCAGGAGAACGTGAAGAGGTGGATCGACCTGGGGATCTTCCAGGTGCAGCCCTCCGAGTTCGCCAAGATCACAATGGTCATTGTGCTGGCGACCGTGCTGGCGCCTGCGAGACAGGAAGGCATGCAGTGGAAGCGGATGGTCCAGGGGCTCTTCCTGGTGGCGATTCCGTCGCTCCTGATCTTCTTTCAGCCCGACCTGGGAACCATGTTGGTCTTCACGTTCATGACTTTCGTGATGCTGTTTGCAGGGGGAGCGACCTGGAAGCAGCTCCTCGTCCTGGGAGCAGGAGCGGTCGGCGGAGGCATGGTTGTGTTCCAGCGGGGATTGCTCAAGGAATACCAGCTGGAACGATTGACCGCTTTCTACGATCCGGACGCGGATCCGCTGGGCGTTGCCTACCAGCAGGCCCAGAGCGTGACCGCCATTGGATCAGGCCAGCTGACGGGCAAAGGCCTTTTCGACGGCGCCCTCACGAATCTGCGATTCGTTCCCGAGCAGGAAACCGACTTCATCTTCACCGCGGTGGGAGAGCAGCTCGGGTTTCTGGGCTCGGCCCTCGTCATCGCGGCCTTCGTCATCTTGTTGTGGCGGGCGTTCGTGATCGCCGCTACCGCCCGCGATCGTTTTGGAAGCCTCATGGCCGTCGGCATCGGCTCGATGATCATGTTCCAGGTCTTCGTCAACATAGGCATGACGATGAAGATCATGCCGGTGACGGGACTGCCCCTTCCCTTCTTGAGCTACGGTGGATCGTCTCTGCTGACGTTCGCATTTGCGATGGGTCTGCTCAATTCGATCTGGCGGCGCCGCTCGCCGGTACCGGGAGAGACCTACATCGTTTGA
- a CDS encoding penicillin-binding transpeptidase domain-containing protein has product MNFARRLALLGMAFVVLFSLLFTRLWFVQVASGTVYEEEASRQQLDAERTTAARGEIRDSRGVLLATSRIVPEMIVQRTAVTEEEEEALIQQISALFDLPAIEVRAMFEQAGPVVEVPMGIVTPAQMSYVLKNSQDFPGVLIQDRPIRVYPEGPLLAHVVGHIGRPSPEDVASAGPELDPSGTIGKFGVEKFYDEYLQGERGTLLYRVDPQGDPLGLEEELPAVQGDTVHLTLDSGLQRQVEFAVSEAMELSRELEEGHPDLAAAVVMDVTDGSVLALYSYPDFDPALFVDGVSQTQFEELLERNVFTNLAIQGAYPPGSTFKAITWAAAINEGLYPRGLTTPSGTINCEGELDLGIDDNEGGQLAFTDAGHGTTDLHTALGRSCNVYFWQVALTIWREYKNDPENEDILQRWARLLSLGEKTGIDLPFENSGRIPDRQLYEEWAESPRGSLLLSPDRFTEAIWRGGDIMGIAIGQGDVLATPLQMAVAFAALVNGGNVLEPHVVDRITSVDGRMVLDVGRRVARTIEFTEEHERFIREDLTRVTNAGGTAAAAFSVMQNPWQTGGKTGTSERDVSEDNTAWFVGVTPIDDPRYVVAVMIVDGGLAGTVAAPVARNIMQYLLPNEPVTSIRPGGAATPEEAAARAAEEGGS; this is encoded by the coding sequence GTGAACTTCGCCAGGAGGCTGGCGTTGCTGGGAATGGCCTTCGTTGTGTTGTTCTCGCTTCTCTTCACTCGGCTCTGGTTCGTACAGGTTGCCAGCGGAACGGTGTACGAGGAGGAGGCAAGCAGGCAGCAACTCGACGCCGAGCGTACGACGGCAGCTCGCGGCGAGATCCGGGACTCCCGGGGAGTGCTGCTGGCAACCAGTCGCATCGTTCCGGAGATGATCGTCCAGCGGACTGCCGTGACCGAGGAAGAAGAGGAAGCCCTGATCCAGCAGATCAGCGCCCTGTTCGACCTGCCCGCCATAGAGGTCCGAGCGATGTTCGAGCAGGCGGGCCCTGTGGTCGAGGTCCCGATGGGGATCGTCACGCCCGCCCAGATGTCGTACGTTCTGAAGAACTCGCAGGATTTCCCGGGTGTGCTGATCCAGGACCGCCCCATCCGGGTCTACCCCGAAGGGCCCCTCCTCGCTCACGTGGTCGGGCACATCGGCCGACCCAGTCCGGAGGACGTTGCGTCTGCCGGGCCGGAACTCGACCCGAGCGGCACAATCGGAAAATTCGGGGTTGAGAAATTCTACGACGAATACCTCCAGGGCGAGCGGGGGACCTTGTTGTACAGGGTCGACCCCCAGGGTGATCCACTCGGACTCGAAGAGGAGCTGCCGGCCGTGCAGGGTGACACCGTTCATCTCACCCTCGATTCAGGTCTCCAGCGACAGGTCGAGTTCGCCGTGAGCGAGGCGATGGAGCTCTCCAGAGAACTCGAAGAGGGTCACCCCGATCTGGCAGCGGCGGTCGTGATGGATGTCACCGATGGCTCTGTGCTGGCTCTCTATTCGTACCCCGATTTCGACCCGGCCCTCTTCGTCGACGGAGTCAGCCAAACCCAGTTCGAGGAGCTTCTCGAACGGAACGTGTTCACCAATCTCGCCATCCAGGGGGCGTACCCGCCCGGGTCGACCTTCAAGGCGATCACCTGGGCGGCTGCGATCAATGAGGGGCTCTACCCCCGGGGTCTCACGACACCTTCGGGGACGATCAACTGTGAGGGCGAGTTGGATCTCGGCATCGACGACAACGAGGGCGGACAACTCGCCTTCACGGACGCCGGGCATGGTACGACCGACCTTCACACCGCTCTCGGTCGATCCTGCAACGTCTACTTCTGGCAGGTGGCTCTCACCATCTGGCGCGAGTACAAGAACGATCCGGAGAACGAGGACATCCTCCAGCGGTGGGCTCGCCTGCTCAGCTTGGGCGAAAAGACCGGCATCGATCTGCCCTTCGAAAACAGTGGTCGCATACCCGACCGACAGCTGTACGAGGAGTGGGCCGAGTCTCCACGAGGGAGCCTTCTGCTGTCTCCCGACCGGTTCACGGAGGCGATCTGGCGAGGCGGCGACATCATGGGCATCGCCATCGGGCAGGGGGACGTTCTGGCAACACCCCTTCAGATGGCAGTCGCCTTTGCTGCGCTCGTCAACGGCGGCAATGTCCTCGAGCCGCACGTCGTCGACCGTATCACCTCGGTAGACGGACGCATGGTGCTCGACGTCGGTCGCCGGGTTGCCCGCACGATCGAGTTCACCGAGGAGCATGAGAGGTTCATCAGGGAGGACCTGACGAGGGTGACGAACGCCGGTGGAACGGCGGCCGCCGCATTCAGCGTCATGCAGAATCCATGGCAGACCGGCGGGAAGACCGGGACCTCCGAGCGGGACGTTTCCGAAGACAACACGGCGTGGTTCGTGGGCGTGACGCCCATCGACGATCCCCGTTATGTCGTCGCGGTGATGATCGTCGACGGCGGTCTCGCCGGGACCGTCGCTGCCCCGGTTGCTCGGAACATCATGCAGTACCTGCTGCCAAACGAACCGGTTACCTCGATTCGGCCCGGAGGAGCGGCGACGCCTGAGGAGGCCGCCGCACGCGCGGCCGAAGAGGGCGGAAGCTGA
- the mreD gene encoding rod shape-determining protein MreD: MRTRSVSLLLILAAVLVQTTLFSVGGIRPFRVAPDLVMVVTIVVARRLDDDAALLVGFTGGVLVDLLASSLLGWRALTLTLVAYMAVRARSRLDLGLLSGALVVLVLSFAGVILLAVVGTLFGQATLTEPDALRRIMLVPGYNFLLAFLVQPLVARAVEGKQRSRGL; the protein is encoded by the coding sequence ATGAGAACCCGATCCGTTTCCCTACTACTGATCCTGGCGGCTGTGCTGGTCCAGACCACATTGTTCTCGGTCGGCGGGATCAGACCCTTCCGGGTGGCTCCCGATCTGGTGATGGTCGTGACGATCGTGGTGGCCCGCCGCCTGGACGACGACGCGGCACTCCTCGTCGGCTTCACCGGAGGGGTGCTCGTCGACCTCCTCGCTTCGAGCTTGCTCGGTTGGCGGGCCCTGACCCTGACACTCGTTGCGTACATGGCGGTCAGGGCGAGGTCTCGATTGGATCTGGGGCTCTTATCCGGAGCGCTCGTCGTCCTGGTATTGAGTTTCGCCGGTGTCATATTGCTCGCCGTCGTAGGTACGCTGTTCGGGCAGGCGACTTTGACCGAACCTGACGCTCTGCGGCGGATCATGCTCGTACCCGGATACAACTTCCTACTCGCCTTCCTCGTGCAGCCGCTCGTGGCCCGTGCGGTTGAGGGCAAGCAACGGAGCAGAGGACTGTGA